A region from the Myxococcus stipitatus genome encodes:
- a CDS encoding FecR domain-containing protein gives MAEPRSSRRQTPFFLGLALILAALPLGWYVFLRSPPPAPPPPAPPVAVVSEAPIVEKALELELTEVTGTVEVKSGDGSWRTAAVGMALRRHDQVRTDDGSYAVLIGGEAVEFRMDPGTEVSVEDLTKSVSRLLLANGMATAIVRPGVRHTFEVKAAQSDAVATLQQGGVFTMSNNGQGTVAVGTREGEVTLVGQGKVVIVRAGQQSIVRPGHAPSEPAQVPSSLLLKVDWPVDRTRRERELVVKGQTTPGSRVEVNALRVPTDADGRFERKVKLKEGANTVDVRAVGVGRVEQRERADLVVDTRPPSMKTDTDIWNQANDGAH, from the coding sequence ATGGCCGAGCCCCGCTCCAGCCGGCGCCAGACGCCCTTCTTCCTCGGCCTCGCGCTCATCCTCGCCGCGCTGCCCCTGGGGTGGTACGTCTTCCTGCGCTCGCCGCCGCCCGCGCCGCCGCCGCCCGCGCCGCCGGTGGCGGTGGTGAGCGAAGCGCCCATCGTGGAGAAGGCGCTGGAGCTGGAGTTGACGGAGGTCACCGGCACGGTGGAGGTGAAGTCCGGTGACGGTTCGTGGCGCACGGCGGCGGTGGGCATGGCGCTGCGCCGGCATGACCAGGTGCGCACCGACGACGGCTCGTACGCGGTGCTCATCGGCGGCGAGGCGGTGGAGTTCCGCATGGACCCGGGCACGGAGGTGTCCGTGGAGGACCTCACCAAGTCCGTGTCCCGCCTCCTGCTCGCCAACGGTATGGCCACCGCCATCGTCCGTCCGGGCGTGCGCCACACCTTCGAGGTGAAGGCGGCGCAGAGCGACGCGGTGGCCACGTTGCAACAGGGGGGTGTCTTCACCATGAGCAACAACGGCCAGGGCACGGTGGCCGTGGGGACGCGCGAGGGCGAGGTCACCCTCGTGGGCCAGGGCAAGGTCGTCATCGTTCGTGCGGGGCAGCAGTCCATCGTGCGTCCCGGCCACGCGCCCTCGGAGCCGGCCCAGGTCCCCTCCAGCCTCCTGCTCAAGGTGGACTGGCCGGTGGACCGAACGCGCCGCGAGCGCGAGCTGGTGGTGAAGGGCCAGACGACGCCCGGCAGTCGCGTCGAGGTGAACGCCCTGCGCGTCCCCACCGACGCCGACGGCCGCTTCGAGCGCAAGGTGAAGCTGAAGGAGGGGGCCAACACGGTGGATGTCCGCGCCGTCGGCGTGGGCCGCGTCGAACAGCGAGAGCGCGCCGACCTCGTGGTCGACACCCGGCCTCCGTCCATGAAGACCGACACGGACATCTGGAACCAGGCCAACGACGGCGCCCACTGA
- a CDS encoding sensor histidine kinase: MRLYQQLVLFMLAVTVLPLAAVGFLLLSRAEARLADRIDAEQRTQASAAAELVGAALMEVVDSLARSAELIDWRAATEAETVGGLRLLYGQSPAVSAVLKLDARGQLVGEPVFRPQGTDGHPVFQADGLERMVRSVPVQQLRGGGKGQAALGGAYVHPESGRAAVAVAVKLAEGEDAPYALAEVVFGPLEAVLRRRAREGGARLYLVDDERRILVSSEPGRHMTRLEPELVAHLVASSAADPLVPRSFRVESPARRVSVAHVPRGLRFDVVVVSDEASVLAPVAALRDAVLGSTGVALVVLLGLGALFTRRLNRRLSEVVEGAEAYARGELHRRVKVEGRDELSELATTFNNLGSELESARARILQWNDELRARVDEATAELRSAQAQLLEAQKLAAVGQLGAGVAHEINNPLAGILGNVQLLMLDRGPSDPDLDTLRKIEHSAKRCKEITQNLLRFSQQRERADLRPVDLNAVVRDALTLTEHQVLSDGILLSTQLASNLGRVRADPGHLSQVVLALLSNARTAMMKSPTRRLVLRTGQREGRAFLEVEDTGKGIAPDIRPRIFEPFFTTKDVWSNVGLGLSVAWRVVTEAGGTITVRSEAGKGACFTVELPKA, encoded by the coding sequence GTGAGGCTCTACCAGCAGCTGGTCCTGTTCATGCTCGCGGTGACGGTGCTGCCGCTGGCCGCGGTCGGCTTCCTGTTGCTCTCGCGCGCGGAGGCGCGCCTGGCGGACCGCATCGACGCGGAGCAGCGCACGCAGGCCTCCGCCGCGGCGGAGCTCGTCGGCGCGGCCCTCATGGAGGTGGTGGACTCGCTGGCGCGCTCCGCGGAGCTCATCGACTGGCGCGCCGCCACCGAGGCGGAGACCGTGGGGGGATTGCGGCTGTTGTACGGCCAGTCCCCGGCGGTGAGCGCCGTGCTGAAGCTGGACGCCCGGGGGCAGCTGGTGGGCGAGCCCGTCTTCCGTCCCCAGGGGACGGACGGCCACCCGGTGTTCCAGGCGGACGGGCTGGAGCGGATGGTGCGCTCGGTGCCCGTCCAGCAGCTGCGCGGGGGCGGCAAGGGGCAGGCGGCGCTCGGAGGCGCCTACGTCCATCCGGAGAGCGGGCGCGCGGCGGTGGCGGTGGCGGTGAAGCTGGCCGAGGGCGAGGACGCGCCCTACGCGCTGGCGGAGGTCGTCTTCGGGCCGCTGGAGGCGGTGCTGCGGCGGCGGGCGCGGGAGGGCGGGGCGCGGCTCTACCTGGTGGACGACGAGCGGCGCATCCTCGTCAGCTCGGAGCCGGGCCGGCACATGACGCGGTTGGAGCCGGAGCTGGTCGCCCACCTCGTCGCGTCCTCGGCGGCGGACCCCCTCGTGCCGCGAAGCTTCCGGGTGGAGTCCCCCGCGCGACGCGTGAGCGTGGCGCACGTCCCCCGGGGCCTGCGCTTCGACGTGGTGGTGGTGTCGGACGAGGCCTCGGTGCTGGCGCCGGTGGCCGCCCTGCGAGACGCGGTGCTGGGCTCCACGGGCGTGGCGCTCGTCGTGCTGCTCGGCCTGGGCGCGCTGTTCACCCGCCGGCTCAACCGGCGGCTGTCGGAGGTGGTGGAGGGCGCGGAGGCGTATGCGCGCGGTGAGCTGCACCGGCGCGTGAAGGTGGAGGGGCGCGACGAGCTGAGCGAGCTGGCCACCACCTTCAACAACCTGGGGTCGGAGCTGGAGTCGGCGCGCGCCCGCATCCTCCAGTGGAACGACGAGCTGCGCGCGCGGGTGGACGAGGCCACCGCCGAACTGCGCAGCGCGCAGGCCCAGCTGCTCGAGGCGCAGAAGCTGGCCGCCGTGGGGCAGCTCGGCGCGGGCGTGGCGCACGAAATCAACAACCCGCTCGCCGGCATCCTCGGCAACGTGCAGCTCTTGATGCTCGACCGGGGCCCCTCGGACCCGGACCTGGACACGCTGCGGAAGATCGAACACAGCGCCAAGCGCTGCAAGGAGATCACCCAGAACCTGCTGCGCTTCTCCCAGCAGCGGGAGCGCGCGGACCTGCGGCCGGTGGACCTCAACGCCGTGGTGCGCGACGCGCTCACCCTCACCGAGCACCAGGTCCTCAGCGACGGCATCCTCCTGTCCACCCAGCTCGCCTCCAACCTGGGGCGCGTGCGGGCCGACCCCGGCCACCTGTCGCAGGTGGTGCTGGCGCTGTTGTCCAATGCCCGCACCGCGATGATGAAGTCGCCCACGCGCAGGCTCGTGCTGCGCACCGGCCAGCGCGAGGGCCGCGCCTTCCTGGAGGTGGAGGACACGGGCAAGGGCATCGCCCCCGACATCCGCCCGCGCATCTTCGAGCCCTTCTTCACCACCAAGGACGTGTGGTCCAACGTGGGGCTGGGCCTGAGCGTGGCGTGGCGCGTCGTGACGGAGGCGGGGGGCACCATCACCGTGCGCTCCGAGGCGGGCAAGGGCGCGTGCTTCACGGTGGAGCTGCCGAAGGCATGA
- a CDS encoding TolB family protein, producing MLRALPLLTCLLPALSSAAEAPSLAGTLQVVNSSPGDQTDPHVSGSLVAYTNESGGSSEIRYHDLTTGADAAIPNDGAFDFVSDVSGETVVFTRVSTSSAIFTFDVSADGPAVELAPQEGSSRRAAVIGGRTVAWQDFGFTGNTLEPEIAVFDLDQRTLTRLTDDHMLDRTPAVSPDGKTVVWAKCDVAGQHCDIWQARWSGDRFNSQALTGSEGEESQPDTNGDIVVYASTRVVNGVSDRDIYWKPVNGGAEQRLELPGLDANPSVSGSLVAFERRDPEKGDFDIVLYDLSTQTLYQLTNSPEDENLNDLSVSDDGTVRVVWTVAEAGDFNVHAFTFKLPRENPCDGVKALGTQPRTAEQVCNQPGATPLLAALEVARTTGQPNAVSLGFYGKGAGVMCVDNGYAGERATSGWVWLDGAEVVDPSSFKPGVSLVARDIRMKGSSWLAALISGSAGSSFRIRVYGEPSQCDVSDVSAADLQGSQVVPGVRVAPVVVDMGGVSALTFGNEDGPGCSTGGSALTAGGLVLLALWLARPRRARVVIARKELRRNGGAL from the coding sequence ATGCTGCGCGCGCTCCCCCTCCTGACGTGTCTGTTGCCCGCGCTGTCCTCCGCCGCCGAGGCCCCATCGCTCGCGGGCACCTTGCAGGTGGTCAACTCCAGCCCTGGAGACCAGACGGATCCCCACGTGAGTGGCTCGCTCGTGGCGTACACGAACGAGTCGGGCGGCTCGAGCGAGATCCGCTACCACGACCTGACGACGGGCGCCGACGCGGCCATCCCCAATGACGGCGCGTTCGACTTCGTGTCGGACGTCAGCGGGGAGACGGTGGTGTTCACCCGCGTGAGCACCTCGAGCGCCATCTTCACCTTCGACGTGAGCGCGGACGGGCCCGCGGTGGAGCTGGCGCCGCAGGAGGGCAGCAGCCGGCGCGCGGCCGTCATCGGCGGGCGCACCGTGGCGTGGCAGGACTTCGGCTTCACCGGCAACACGCTGGAGCCGGAGATCGCCGTGTTCGACCTGGACCAGCGCACGCTGACGCGCCTCACCGACGACCACATGCTGGACCGCACGCCCGCGGTGTCCCCGGATGGCAAGACCGTCGTGTGGGCCAAGTGCGACGTGGCGGGACAGCACTGTGACATCTGGCAGGCGCGCTGGAGCGGCGATCGCTTCAACTCCCAGGCCCTCACCGGCAGCGAGGGCGAGGAGTCCCAGCCGGACACCAACGGCGACATCGTCGTCTACGCCAGCACGCGCGTCGTGAACGGCGTGTCGGACCGGGACATCTACTGGAAGCCCGTCAACGGCGGCGCCGAGCAGCGGCTCGAGCTGCCCGGGCTCGACGCGAACCCCAGCGTCAGCGGCTCGCTGGTGGCCTTCGAGCGCCGCGACCCGGAGAAGGGGGACTTCGACATCGTGCTCTACGACCTGAGCACGCAGACGCTCTACCAGCTGACGAACTCCCCGGAGGACGAGAACCTCAACGACCTGAGCGTGTCCGATGACGGCACGGTGCGCGTGGTGTGGACCGTGGCGGAGGCGGGGGACTTCAACGTCCACGCCTTCACCTTCAAGCTGCCACGAGAGAACCCCTGCGACGGCGTGAAGGCGCTGGGCACGCAGCCGCGCACGGCGGAGCAGGTGTGCAACCAGCCCGGCGCGACGCCGCTGCTCGCCGCGCTCGAGGTGGCGCGCACCACGGGACAGCCCAACGCGGTGTCGCTCGGCTTCTACGGCAAGGGCGCGGGCGTCATGTGTGTCGACAATGGCTATGCCGGGGAGCGCGCCACGTCCGGCTGGGTGTGGCTGGATGGCGCGGAGGTCGTCGACCCGTCGAGTTTCAAGCCCGGTGTCTCACTCGTGGCCCGAGACATCCGGATGAAGGGCAGCAGCTGGCTGGCGGCCCTCATCTCCGGGAGCGCGGGCAGCTCGTTCCGCATCCGTGTCTACGGCGAGCCGTCTCAGTGCGATGTCTCGGATGTTTCAGCCGCGGACCTTCAGGGTTCCCAGGTCGTCCCCGGGGTGCGCGTGGCCCCCGTCGTGGTCGACATGGGTGGGGTGTCAGCCCTGACCTTTGGCAACGAGGATGGACCAGGCTGTAGCACGGGCGGGAGTGCCCTGACGGCGGGGGGGCTGGTGTTGCTGGCGCTGTGGCTGGCCCGGCCTCGGCGTGCACGTGTCGTCATCGCGCGGAAGGAGCTTCGACGGAACGGCGGCGCCCTGTAG
- a CDS encoding response regulator, with product MSELRHTLLFVDDEADVLDILTRMFQRRYRVLTALSGHAALEILRREQVDVLVTDQRMPEMTGIELAATARAEGFDVTTLLLTGFTDPDDLIAAINQGQVYRYITKPWDVNDLLITVKNAVEYTQLRRDKERLIRQLHQRVEALFVLYEVSRASANDPASYDNIIDRVLIAVARVLPYDCGAALIAPDESRSATLRLRCHGTVGEQALLGVKESMLGAYRKSSGLLLPEDRVITRVAGTTTQDAASPSVYPSQLTVNLVAGGRPVGMLSLFSQRADAFTEDDGVLLDVLANQTADAIQSLRSAEEEARHRMERMVESMADGVVLTDEKNDIVVMNPAARRLLQAGDDPAEHTSRMMEERLGFQPFHLVRGWEYSGSQVLREEVKLFDRHVQTTATPVSDARGTLRGVCVVLRDITDQKRLEERKDEFVSMVSHELRTPLTSISGALDLVLNFMAGDINERQRRYLSLARDSTEKLNTIVDDLLDLSKFAKGRLRMNFEVAYLDELVQRVVEKYGPAFGEKRVLVTPGLPRHPLRVIADPNRLNQVLNNLLNNAVKFTPEGGEVRVELHATSSLPGYVVLSCWNSGEPIAEDSLERIFDRFEQARTKANRTVRGTGLGLAICRNIVEAHGGRIWCEPCTDGVRFMAVLPTEPPPELRQQDEAGEQGPRRRESRGRVLVIEGEPEVGYIAKALMSGRGYDVRLAFSAEEGLSSARRHHPDMILVSVRLPDVDGLRLAEILRHDPETRRAPLLVTSAFDERQRAFRAGADAFLVRPLAPDKLLATVDSLVRGRAGPAHGRVLVVDDDQKIAAICREVLENIGFNVVVASSLEEGRRSLRERRPDVILLDVTLPDGDGFLFLEEIKAERASGHISVIFISARAETSSKVRALKLGGDDYLTKPFDALELGARVESVIRRKEQELSASPTTQLPGSTAIEREVQRRLLARKPFAFCYLDLDNLKAYNDYYGFAKADGVVRQTGDLMREIFAQEGVPGDFLGHVAGDDFVFIASPESVDRVCQTAIETFDRIIPLYYDRQDRERGHIEAEDRFGERRRFPIMSVSVVAVMTDGTQDHAELARRAADMKKRAKAIQGSVYLRSDREQVIRSVAG from the coding sequence GTGTCCGAGCTCCGCCACACGCTCCTCTTCGTAGACGACGAAGCCGACGTCCTGGACATCCTCACGCGGATGTTCCAGCGCCGGTATCGGGTCCTCACGGCCCTCAGCGGCCACGCGGCGCTGGAGATATTGCGCCGCGAGCAGGTGGACGTGCTGGTGACGGACCAGCGCATGCCGGAGATGACGGGCATCGAGCTGGCGGCGACCGCGCGCGCCGAGGGCTTCGACGTCACGACGCTCCTGCTGACGGGGTTCACGGACCCCGACGACCTGATCGCCGCCATCAACCAGGGGCAGGTGTACCGCTACATCACCAAGCCCTGGGACGTGAACGACCTGCTCATCACCGTGAAGAACGCGGTGGAGTACACGCAGCTGCGGCGGGACAAGGAGCGGCTCATCCGCCAGCTCCACCAGCGCGTGGAGGCGCTGTTCGTCCTGTACGAGGTGAGCCGGGCGAGCGCGAATGATCCGGCCAGCTACGACAACATCATCGACCGGGTGCTCATCGCGGTGGCGCGCGTGCTGCCGTACGACTGCGGCGCGGCGCTCATCGCCCCGGACGAGTCGCGCAGCGCGACGCTGCGGCTGCGCTGCCATGGCACGGTGGGGGAGCAGGCGCTGCTGGGCGTGAAGGAGTCGATGCTCGGCGCCTACCGCAAGAGCAGCGGCCTGTTGCTGCCGGAGGACCGGGTCATCACCCGCGTGGCGGGCACGACGACGCAGGACGCGGCGTCCCCGTCCGTCTACCCCAGCCAGCTGACGGTGAACCTGGTCGCCGGCGGCCGTCCGGTGGGCATGCTGTCGCTGTTCAGCCAGCGCGCGGACGCCTTCACGGAGGACGACGGCGTGCTGCTGGACGTGCTCGCCAACCAGACGGCGGACGCCATCCAGTCCCTGCGCTCGGCGGAGGAGGAGGCCCGCCACCGCATGGAGCGCATGGTGGAGTCCATGGCCGACGGCGTGGTGCTCACCGACGAGAAGAACGACATCGTGGTGATGAACCCGGCGGCCCGGCGCCTGCTGCAGGCGGGGGACGACCCCGCGGAGCACACCAGCCGGATGATGGAGGAGCGGCTGGGCTTCCAGCCCTTCCACCTGGTGCGCGGCTGGGAGTACAGCGGCAGCCAGGTATTGCGCGAGGAGGTGAAGCTCTTCGACCGGCACGTGCAGACCACCGCCACGCCGGTGAGCGACGCGCGCGGCACGCTGCGCGGGGTGTGCGTGGTGCTGCGCGACATCACCGACCAGAAGCGCCTGGAGGAGCGCAAGGACGAGTTCGTCTCCATGGTGAGCCACGAGCTGCGCACGCCGCTGACGTCCATCTCCGGCGCGCTGGACCTGGTGCTCAACTTCATGGCGGGCGACATCAACGAGCGGCAGCGCCGCTACCTGTCGCTCGCGCGCGACTCCACGGAGAAGCTCAACACCATCGTCGACGACCTGCTGGACCTGTCGAAGTTCGCCAAGGGCCGGCTGCGGATGAACTTCGAGGTGGCGTACCTGGACGAGCTGGTCCAGCGCGTGGTGGAGAAGTACGGCCCGGCCTTCGGCGAGAAGCGCGTGCTGGTGACGCCGGGGCTGCCGCGCCATCCGCTGCGCGTCATCGCCGACCCGAACCGCCTCAACCAGGTTCTCAACAACCTGCTCAACAACGCGGTGAAGTTCACCCCGGAGGGCGGCGAGGTGCGCGTGGAGCTGCACGCCACCTCCAGCCTGCCGGGCTACGTGGTGCTGTCGTGCTGGAACAGCGGCGAGCCCATCGCCGAGGACAGCCTGGAGCGCATCTTCGACCGCTTCGAGCAGGCGCGCACCAAGGCCAACCGCACCGTGCGCGGCACCGGCCTGGGCCTGGCCATCTGCCGCAACATCGTGGAGGCCCACGGCGGCCGCATCTGGTGCGAGCCGTGCACGGACGGCGTGCGCTTCATGGCGGTGCTGCCCACCGAGCCGCCGCCGGAGCTGCGGCAGCAGGACGAGGCCGGGGAGCAGGGCCCCAGGCGCCGCGAGAGCCGGGGGCGGGTGCTGGTCATCGAGGGCGAGCCGGAGGTCGGCTACATCGCCAAGGCGCTGATGTCCGGGCGCGGCTATGACGTGCGGCTGGCCTTCAGCGCCGAGGAGGGACTCTCCAGCGCGCGTCGCCACCACCCGGACATGATCCTCGTGTCCGTGCGGCTGCCGGACGTGGACGGGCTGCGGCTGGCCGAAATCCTGCGGCACGACCCGGAGACGCGCCGCGCGCCCCTGCTGGTCACCTCCGCCTTCGACGAGCGCCAGCGCGCCTTCCGCGCCGGCGCCGACGCCTTCCTCGTGCGCCCGCTGGCGCCGGACAAGCTGCTGGCCACGGTGGACTCGCTGGTGCGCGGACGCGCGGGCCCGGCCCACGGCCGCGTGCTGGTGGTGGACGACGACCAGAAGATCGCCGCCATCTGCCGCGAGGTGCTGGAGAACATCGGCTTCAACGTGGTGGTGGCCAGCTCGCTGGAGGAGGGGCGCCGCTCGCTGCGGGAGCGCCGGCCGGACGTCATCCTCCTGGACGTGACGCTGCCGGACGGCGACGGCTTCCTCTTCCTGGAGGAGATCAAGGCCGAGCGCGCCAGCGGCCACATCTCCGTCATCTTCATCTCCGCCCGCGCGGAGACGTCCTCGAAGGTGCGCGCGCTCAAGCTGGGCGGCGACGACTACCTCACCAAGCCCTTCGACGCGCTGGAGCTGGGCGCCCGGGTGGAGAGCGTCATCCGCCGCAAGGAGCAGGAGCTGTCCGCCTCGCCCACCACGCAGCTGCCGGGCTCCACCGCCATCGAACGCGAGGTGCAGCGGCGGCTCCTGGCCCGCAAGCCCTTCGCCTTCTGCTACCTGGACCTGGACAACCTCAAGGCCTACAACGACTACTACGGCTTCGCGAAGGCGGATGGCGTCGTGCGCCAGACGGGCGACCTGATGCGCGAGATCTTCGCGCAGGAGGGCGTGCCCGGGGACTTCCTGGGCCACGTGGCCGGGGACGACTTCGTCTTCATCGCCTCGCCGGAGTCGGTGGACCGCGTCTGCCAGACGGCCATCGAGACGTTCGACCGCATCATCCCGCTCTACTACGACCGGCAGGACCGGGAGCGGGGCCACATCGAGGCGGAGGACCGCTTCGGCGAGCGCCGCCGCTTCCCCATCATGAGCGTGTCGGTGGTGGCGGTGATGACGGACGGCACCCAGGACCACGCGGAGCTGGCGCGCCGCGCGGCGGACATGAAGAAGCGCGCCAAGGCCATCCAGGGCTCCGTCTACCTGCGCAGTGATCGCGAGCAGGTGATACGCTCCGTGGCCGGGTGA